One part of the Rutidosis leptorrhynchoides isolate AG116_Rl617_1_P2 chromosome 1, CSIRO_AGI_Rlap_v1, whole genome shotgun sequence genome encodes these proteins:
- the LOC139886519 gene encoding aquaporin TIP1-1-like → MPRFVDRVAVGRYQDEVAHPNAIKTFVAEFISALIFVFAGQGSGMAFGKLTGGGATTPAGLVAAAVAHGFGLFVAVAVSANISGGHVNPAVTFGAFVGGNITLLRAIFYIIAQCLGSVVACLLLFFSTGGLTTTGFALSSGVSIWNAFVFEIVMTFGLVYTVYATAIDPKKGDVGTIAPLAIGLIVGANILAGGAFTGASMNPAVAFGPALVSLDFSYHWIYWAGPLIGGGIAGAVYELIFISRTHEPLGEF, encoded by the exons ATGCCTCGTTTCGTTGACCGAGTCGCGGTTGGCCGATACCAAGATGAGGTGGCACACCCAAATGCTATCAAAACATTTGTAGCCGAATTCATAAGTGCACTTATTTTTGTGTTTGCAGGACAAGGATCGGGTATGGCTTTTGGTAAACTTACTGGTGGTGGTGCAACTACACCAGCTGGACTTGTTGCAGCTGCAGTTGCACACGGGTTCGGGTTGTTTGTTGCGGTTGCTGTTAGTGCTAATATTTCGGGTGGTCATGTTAACCCTGCGGTTACTTTTGGTGCGTTTGTTGGTGGTAATATTACTTTGTTACGTGCCATCTTTTATATCATTGCCCAATGTCTTGGTTCGGTTGTTGCTTGCTTGCTCTTGTTTTTCTCTACTGGTGGTTTG acTACAACCGGATTTGCATTGAGCTCGGGTGTATCCATATGGAATGCCTTTGTTTTCGAGATCGTGATGACTTTCGGGCTAGTCTACACCGTTTACGCTACTGCTATTGACCCAAAAAAGGGTGACGTAGGCACCATTGCACCATTGGCAATTGGTTTAATTGTGGGTGCCAATATTTTAGCCGGTGGTGCATTTACGGGGGCATCAATGAACCCAGCCGTTGCTTTTGGTCCTGCTCTGGTTAGTTTGGACTTTTCATACCACTGGATTTATTGGGCTGGGCCCCTTATCGGTGGGGGGATTGCTGGAGCCGTATATGAGCTCATCTTTATTAGCCGCACTCATGAGCCGTTGGGAGAGTTTTAA